A DNA window from Fodinibius sp. Rm-B-1B1-1 contains the following coding sequences:
- a CDS encoding MBL fold metallo-hydrolase, whose translation MKLTFLGTGTSMGVPTAGGFGKDQIDGDPRNVRWRCSAWIETEKSSIVIDTGPEFRLQTIRAGLSEIDLVLITHEHMDHIAGLDDLRPFCYKQEQSIPVYGSKTCLAAIRRRFDYMFGPDRYPGATNIDLQEIMDSLTFRDLKITPLPAIHGKIQVLGYRVNDICYITDVKELPESTKKLMRGAKLLVLDGLRWKPEHPTHMTIPEAVEIANELDIPQTYLCHMNSYVNHEESNKRLPDHVRLAYDQLTLTIN comes from the coding sequence ATGAAGCTAACGTTTTTGGGAACAGGTACTTCAATGGGCGTGCCTACAGCCGGTGGTTTTGGCAAAGATCAGATTGACGGAGATCCGCGAAATGTTCGCTGGCGATGTTCCGCATGGATAGAAACCGAAAAATCTTCAATTGTTATCGATACGGGACCTGAATTTCGATTGCAAACTATTCGGGCGGGACTTTCAGAGATTGATCTCGTGTTGATTACACATGAGCATATGGATCATATTGCCGGGCTTGACGATTTGCGTCCGTTCTGCTATAAACAGGAGCAAAGTATTCCCGTGTATGGCAGTAAAACTTGTTTGGCAGCTATTCGCCGCCGATTTGACTACATGTTTGGCCCTGATCGCTATCCCGGAGCAACAAATATCGATTTACAAGAAATTATGGATTCTCTTACGTTTCGGGACTTGAAAATAACCCCGCTTCCGGCTATCCATGGCAAGATACAAGTGTTAGGTTATCGTGTGAATGATATCTGTTATATTACGGATGTGAAAGAGCTTCCGGAGTCAACCAAGAAGCTAATGAGGGGAGCCAAACTATTAGTACTGGATGGACTTCGTTGGAAGCCGGAACATCCTACTCACATGACTATTCCTGAAGCGGTAGAAATAGCTAATGAGTTAGATATTCCCCAAACCTATCTGTGTCATATGAATTCGTATGTAAATCATGAAGAGTCTAATAAGCGGCTTCCCGATCACGTGCGACTGGCTTACGATCAGCTGACATTGACAATTAATTGA
- a CDS encoding mannose-1-phosphate guanylyltransferase: MLHAVIMAGGSGTRFWPRSTESRPKQFLNIFGDRTMLQSTVDRITPLISADRVWIITNDRYVDLVKEQLPNIPANNIIGEPVGKNTAPCVAAAATLIQDQDPDGTMAVLPADHLIGKPKTFLSILKTAESKAQKEDALLTIGIEPDHPETGYGYIEFDKDSSELEGEHEIKKVNQFREKPDLKTAKEFIASGNFLWNSGMFVWKASTILQKFKEHLPTIYEQVKQLKPSVGTKKQKAAIDTFYHGCTSISIDYGIMEQADSVFVVPGSFEWDDVGSWRAVYDLRDKDEDGNVIQTKMASTVDSNHNLIQSDSGKMIALVGVENLAVVETDNAILVCDLDNSQGVKKVVNKLRKDDELKRFV, translated from the coding sequence ATGTTGCATGCTGTTATTATGGCTGGTGGATCAGGCACCCGATTCTGGCCGAGAAGCACGGAATCTCGTCCCAAGCAGTTTTTGAATATTTTTGGTGATCGCACGATGCTACAATCAACGGTCGACCGCATCACCCCCCTTATTTCTGCCGACCGTGTCTGGATTATTACTAATGATCGATATGTCGATTTGGTTAAAGAACAGCTTCCGAATATTCCCGCCAATAATATTATTGGTGAACCTGTAGGAAAAAATACAGCCCCCTGTGTTGCAGCAGCAGCAACCCTTATCCAAGATCAAGATCCCGATGGTACTATGGCTGTGTTACCGGCAGACCACCTGATCGGTAAACCCAAAACATTTTTATCAATTTTAAAAACAGCCGAATCAAAAGCTCAGAAAGAAGATGCGCTTCTCACTATTGGCATTGAGCCCGACCACCCCGAAACCGGATACGGATACATAGAGTTTGATAAGGATTCATCCGAACTTGAAGGGGAACATGAAATAAAAAAGGTAAATCAATTTCGCGAAAAGCCTGATCTGAAAACTGCTAAAGAGTTTATTGCTTCCGGCAATTTTTTATGGAATAGTGGTATGTTTGTCTGGAAAGCTTCAACCATCCTACAAAAATTTAAGGAGCATTTACCTACCATCTATGAGCAGGTAAAGCAGCTTAAACCATCCGTCGGTACCAAAAAACAGAAAGCTGCTATTGATACCTTTTACCACGGCTGTACTTCTATTTCGATCGACTATGGTATTATGGAACAGGCCGATTCGGTTTTTGTAGTGCCCGGTTCATTTGAGTGGGATGATGTTGGCAGTTGGCGCGCCGTTTATGATTTACGTGACAAAGATGAAGATGGTAACGTCATCCAAACTAAAATGGCCAGCACCGTTGATTCTAATCATAATTTAATTCAAAGTGACAGCGGTAAAATGATCGCCCTGGTGGGCGTTGAGAACTTAGCGGTTGTTGAAACAGATAATGCTATTTTGGTCTGTGATCTCGATAATTCGCAAGGTGTTAAAAAGGTGGTTAACAAGCTGCGAAAAGATGATGAGCTAAAGCGTTTTGTATAG